The genomic region TGCTGGAAAAGGCCTTGGGCACGCCCGGCCCGTGCCTGCTTGAAGTGCGCATGAGCGCAGAAGAAAAAGTTTTTCCCATGGTGCCGCCAGGAGCGGCAAACAGTCAGATGATAGAGGGGGTTAACGCATGAACGGTTCCGTGACGAGCGCGCTTACAACGTTGCACTTGAGCGTCAACAATCATCCCGGTGTGCTTTCGCACGTATGCGGTCTCTTTGCCGGCCGCGCCTACAACCTTGAAGGCGTGCTTGTTACGCCGGAAGCAGACGGCGATACCTGCCGCATGTGGCTGGTGGTCAAGGACGACGGGCGCATGGAGCAGATTGTAAAGCAGGTGCGTAAGCTGCACGATGTGCTGGATGTGCAGGTGGGGCATGCGGAACCGACGGTTTTCAACCGTCTGGCTGGTTGCCTTGAATGCTGAATAAAAACAGGGCGCGGTGCGTACCAACATAACACCGCGCCCTGCGTAACAGGCTGTCCACGGGCTGTGCCCCTATCTGCCTGCGTTTGATGGACGCGCGGGCAGATGTGGGTGCAGCCATTTTTATTCTGCCAGCAGGTTGGCCCCCGGCCCGCCGTCATAGGGTATGCGTTCAAAGACCTTGCGGCGCGGCGTCAGGCTGATGTGGTAGTACTGGTTTTGCGGAATGTAGATAAAGGGCACGTCTTCGTTGCGCTGACGGAGAAAGAGCGAAAGCAGCATCCGGTTGATGGCCTGATGCCCCACAATGATCAGGGGGGCATCCCCAGCCAGAAAGAGCGCCCGCCGCAAGCCGCGTTGTACCCGCTCGCGCAGCAGGGCGTAGCTTTCGCCATTGGGGTAGGTGTAAGTGTATTTGCAGGCGTTGCGCCCCTGGGTAACCTCGGGCATGCGCTCGCGGATTTCGCTGTAGAGCATGCCCTCGCAGTCGCCCGCCCAGATTTCGTCAAACTCCTTAAAGGCCATGGCATGCGCTTCGGGCCGTTCGGTCAGCAACGGTGTTGCCGTTTCGTGCGAGCGTATGCGCGTGGAGGTAAACACCCACTCAATGGGCTTGTTGTGCAGATGGGCGGCAAGGGCAAGCGCCTGGGCGCGGCCTGTGGCTGTGAGTGGCGGGTCTCCGCCGATGCGGCCCCGCAGGTTGAATTCCGTCTGTCCGTGGCGCGCCAGATACAGGCACTGAATCCACACGCTGACAACCATTTCGCGGATAGCGGGGTAGTAGGGCGAACTTTCGCAGGGGCGCTCGTCCAAAATGCGGTTGGCTGTGGAATCAACGCGCAGCCAGTATTTTTCGTCCTGCAATGGTTCGTAAATGGTTTCATAATAGCTGATGCGCTTCATGAAGCTGGCAAGGGCTTCTTCTTCAGTATACGAGGCGTATTCCGGCAAGGTGGTTTTGCGGCGTATGCAGGCATTGAGCAACAGCTGGTCTTCATTGACGCATTCTACAAAGAGCACCGGGTAGTCGGTGAGCGTGGTTTCAATGAGGTGCCTGCGCGCGCGGCTGACGTTGGTGGCGTCAAGAATGGCCACCTCGCCGTCCTTGGCCAGCCATTCGCGGGCAATCTCCATGTTGCGCATGCAGATCATTTCGCGCGCTTCACGGCCCAGCTTGTTGTTGGGATCGTAAAAATTGGGATCGGTGGATTCCGCGCCAATGAGCGCGCGGCGCATGTCGCCGTTATTGAACAGCCTTGCGGCAATTCCTTCGGTCACAAGCCCGTCGCGGATGCGTTTTGCCAGAGTGGATTTCCCCCTCGCGGGCAGACCGACCATGGCGACATAAAGTTTCTGCATACGACCTCCGTTGCCGCATGGTAGGAGAAAAGAGAAAAAAATAAAAGAACTCTGCGGGATGGGGCGGGGCGCTCCTTGCCTGCCCGCGATAGCGGTAGTATCATGCAATAAACATATTTACCCGCCGAGTTTTGCCATGAGCATCGCGGCCTTTTTCAGAACGCTGTCTTCCCGGTTGCACTGGGCCATCCACAGTATCTGGCTGGTCGTGCTTGCTGCCGTCCTGTGCGCCAACGTGGTGGACGATTATTTTCTGCTTCAGGAAAACGAGTTGCGTCTGCTGCTCTCTGAAAGCAGCATTGCCGTCAATATTGTCAAAATGGAAGTGGGCGGCATCACTTCTCTGCTGGACACGGTGGAAAACGCCGCCATTGCCTCCCGGGACGAAGAACAGCTTGCCGACAAGGTGCAAGAGTTGGTGCGGGATAATCCCTTTGTCGCCGCCATATCTGTCGTTTCCAACGATGTACCCCGGGCCTCCATTGGCGCAATTCCTTCTGCGTCCACAGCCGTTTTTTCCCGTTCCACCGCAAAGGACGGGCTTCTCTCCGTATCTGTAAGCATTGCCCTGAAACCCGAATTCTGGAGGTACAAACTGGCATATGCGTTCAGCCGCGCAGATGCTAAGGTTGCCGTCTATGCAGCCTCTGGACGTCCTTTGCTGCCCTTTGCCGACCTGGACAACACTGAAAATGCATTTCTGGCGGAGACCATTGCAAACATGGCCCCCGATGCGGCGGCCTTGCACACCCAGCCCCTGCGGGCTGATGGGGCGCGGTCCATGCTCACCTTGCAGCAGGCGGCAGCACCCTTTCTGGAGGGTGGGCCTCTGGTGGTGGGAACAATCATCAGCGGCGAAAACAGCTATGTCCACTGGCGTAGCGACCTGCTCGATCAAGTGCTGATATGGCTGACTGCGGCTGTGCTCTCAACTTCACTCCTGATGATGGAAGCGCGCAGACGCCGCCGTTCTGAACTTTCCACAGAAAGACTGCAAAGCGACATGCGCTCGCGCGATAAGTTCATCAGTATCCTGGTGGACCACGCGCCCATCATGGTGTCCTACTGGGATGCGGCGCGGCGGTGCCATTACGCCAATAAAATGTACAGAGCCTGGTTTGGCAGAGGTGAGGAGGAGATCCTCGGCATTGATTTGCAATCTTTGCTGGGCGAGGAACTGCTTGCCAAATGCGCCCCCCTCATTGATGCGACCCTGCGCGGCGAACCACAGGATTTTGAGCAGGAAAGGGTCAGGGCCGACGGCTCAACAGGCTATGTGCTGTCCCGCTACATACCAGATATGGACGGACGGGAGGTGCGGGGCTTTTTTGTCATCGCCTCTGACATTACGGAACTCAAGCAGACACAGCAAAGCCTGGAAAAACGCATTGAAGACCTGTACTCGCTGGCCACCACAGACGCGCTTACGGGATTGAACAATCGCAGGAATCTGCTGGAAAAGATTCAGTTCGAGATTGAAAGGGCCAGGCGCTACAGACTGAACATGGTATTCTTTATGCTTGATATCGACCATTTCAAAAAAATCAACGATACGTTCGGGCATGATACGGGCGATGCCGTGCTGAAAGGGCTTGGCGCGTTGCTGCACGATACCATGCGTACCTCTGACCATGTGGGACGTCTTGGCGGCGAAGAATTTGGCATTCTGCTAGCCAGCGTTGTGCCCCAGCAGGCAGAGGCCATTGCAGAGCGTTTGCGCAGGCGCGTGGAGGAAATGGTCGTGTGGCACAATGAAAAAAATATTCGTTTTACCGTCAGCATTGGTCTGGCGGATTTACAGGTAGATGTGGAAAATCCCCTGGAAGACATGGTGAAGAGGGCAGACCTTGCCCTCTACCGTGCCAAGAACAGTGGCCGTAATCGCGT from Desulfovibrio sp. UIB00 harbors:
- the ilvN gene encoding acetolactate synthase small subunit is translated as MNGSVTSALTTLHLSVNNHPGVLSHVCGLFAGRAYNLEGVLVTPEADGDTCRMWLVVKDDGRMEQIVKQVRKLHDVLDVQVGHAEPTVFNRLAGCLEC
- a CDS encoding 6-phosphofructo-2-kinase/fructose-2,6-bisphosphatase: MQKLYVAMVGLPARGKSTLAKRIRDGLVTEGIAARLFNNGDMRRALIGAESTDPNFYDPNNKLGREAREMICMRNMEIAREWLAKDGEVAILDATNVSRARRHLIETTLTDYPVLFVECVNEDQLLLNACIRRKTTLPEYASYTEEEALASFMKRISYYETIYEPLQDEKYWLRVDSTANRILDERPCESSPYYPAIREMVVSVWIQCLYLARHGQTEFNLRGRIGGDPPLTATGRAQALALAAHLHNKPIEWVFTSTRIRSHETATPLLTERPEAHAMAFKEFDEIWAGDCEGMLYSEIRERMPEVTQGRNACKYTYTYPNGESYALLRERVQRGLRRALFLAGDAPLIIVGHQAINRMLLSLFLRQRNEDVPFIYIPQNQYYHISLTPRRKVFERIPYDGGPGANLLAE
- a CDS encoding GGDEF domain-containing protein, with product MSIAAFFRTLSSRLHWAIHSIWLVVLAAVLCANVVDDYFLLQENELRLLLSESSIAVNIVKMEVGGITSLLDTVENAAIASRDEEQLADKVQELVRDNPFVAAISVVSNDVPRASIGAIPSASTAVFSRSTAKDGLLSVSVSIALKPEFWRYKLAYAFSRADAKVAVYAASGRPLLPFADLDNTENAFLAETIANMAPDAAALHTQPLRADGARSMLTLQQAAAPFLEGGPLVVGTIISGENSYVHWRSDLLDQVLIWLTAAVLSTSLLMMEARRRRRSELSTERLQSDMRSRDKFISILVDHAPIMVSYWDAARRCHYANKMYRAWFGRGEEEILGIDLQSLLGEELLAKCAPLIDATLRGEPQDFEQERVRADGSTGYVLSRYIPDMDGREVRGFFVIASDITELKQTQQSLEKRIEDLYSLATTDALTGLNNRRNLLEKIQFEIERARRYRLNMVFFMLDIDHFKKINDTFGHDTGDAVLKGLGALLHDTMRTSDHVGRLGGEEFGILLASVVPQQAEAIAERLRRRVEEMVVWHNEKNIRFTVSIGLADLQVDVENPLEDMVKRADLALYRAKNSGRNRVCLADNLLPPAVENPEGQGFGA